From a single Vibrio tubiashii genomic region:
- the sdhC gene encoding succinate dehydrogenase cytochrome b556 subunit, with protein MSKPVKERKSRPVNLDLQTVSFPITAIASILHRVSGVITFVAIGILLWLLSISLSSPVGYAQAVDLVDGFFVKFILWGILTALAYHIAGGIRHLLMDLGHFEELESGAMSAKVAFAATAVLSLLAGVMVW; from the coding sequence GTGAGCAAGCCCGTGAAAGAAAGAAAGTCAAGACCTGTTAATTTAGATTTACAGACCGTAAGCTTTCCGATCACTGCAATCGCATCAATTTTACACCGTGTATCCGGTGTAATTACGTTTGTCGCAATCGGAATCCTGCTTTGGTTACTATCCATTTCTCTATCCTCCCCAGTCGGTTACGCACAAGCTGTTGACTTAGTCGATGGTTTCTTTGTGAAGTTTATCTTATGGGGCATCCTAACGGCTTTGGCCTATCACATTGCAGGTGGCATTCGTCACTTACTAATGGATCTTGGTCATTTCGAAGAGCTGGAATCTGGCGCGATGAGCGCTAAGGTTGCATTCGCAGCAACAGCCGTTCTGTCTCTACTGGCGGGGGTAATGGTATGGTAA
- a CDS encoding succinate dehydrogenase iron-sulfur subunit: MKLNFSLYRYNPDVDQKPYMKDYTLEVEEGSDMMLLDALILLKEQDPTISFRRSCREGVCGSDGLNMNGKNGLACITPLSALSGDKIVIRPLPGLPVVRDLIVDMTQFYDNYAKVKPFLIDDGALPPSRENLQTPDERAHLDGLYECIMCACCTTSCPSFWWNPDKFIGPAGLLAAYRWLIDSRDTATDERLSNLDDAFSVFRCHGIMNCVSVCPKGLNPTKAIGHIKTMLVNRSI, translated from the coding sequence ATGAAACTGAATTTCTCTTTGTATCGCTACAATCCGGATGTCGATCAAAAGCCATACATGAAGGACTACACGCTGGAAGTAGAAGAAGGATCAGACATGATGCTTCTAGATGCGTTGATTCTGCTAAAAGAGCAAGATCCAACGATCTCTTTCCGTCGTTCTTGTCGTGAGGGCGTATGTGGCTCAGATGGTCTAAACATGAACGGTAAGAATGGCCTGGCTTGTATTACACCACTTTCTGCATTAAGCGGTGACAAGATAGTCATCCGTCCACTGCCTGGTTTGCCTGTTGTGCGAGATCTTATCGTTGACATGACACAGTTCTACGATAACTATGCGAAAGTTAAGCCATTCTTGATTGATGACGGCGCGCTGCCACCATCACGAGAGAACCTGCAAACGCCTGATGAGCGTGCACATTTAGATGGTTTATATGAATGTATTATGTGTGCATGTTGTACGACGTCATGCCCATCATTCTGGTGGAATCCAGATAAATTTATCGGTCCTGCAGGTCTTCTTGCGGCGTATCGTTGGCTAATTGATAGCCGTGATACAGCGACAGATGAACGTTTGTCAAATCTTGATGATGCATTTAGCGTTTTCCGTTGCCATGGCATCATGAATTGTGTAAGTGTTTGTCCTAAGGGACTAAATCCAACGAAGGCAATCGGTCATATTAAGACGATGCTAGTAAACCGTTCGATTTAA
- the sdhD gene encoding succinate dehydrogenase, hydrophobic membrane anchor protein — MVKHISSFGRNGVHDFLLIRATAIIMTLYTIYLVSFCAFTDISYVSWTQFFGGTFTKVFTMLALVSVLIHAWIGLWQVLTDYIKCAKLRGGLQLAIIAVLFGYFFSGLFILWGA, encoded by the coding sequence ATGGTAAAACACATTTCATCTTTTGGTCGTAATGGTGTGCACGATTTCTTATTGATTCGTGCGACTGCAATCATTATGACGCTTTACACTATCTATCTGGTTAGCTTCTGTGCTTTCACAGATATTTCTTACGTATCTTGGACCCAGTTCTTTGGTGGTACATTCACTAAAGTGTTTACAATGCTGGCGCTTGTATCTGTTCTAATTCACGCGTGGATTGGTTTATGGCAGGTACTGACTGATTACATCAAGTGCGCCAAGCTTCGTGGTGGCCTACAGCTAGCTATCATTGCTGTATTGTTCGGTTACTTCTTCTCTGGTCTATTTATTCTGTGGGGTGCGTAA
- the sdhA gene encoding succinate dehydrogenase flavoprotein subunit, producing the protein MSIPVREFDAVVIGAGGAGMRAALQISEQGLSCALLSKVFPTRSHTVSAQGGITVALGNAHEDHWEQHMYDTVKGSDYIGDQDAIEYMCKNGPESVIELEKMGLPFSRFDNGRIYQRPFGGQSKNFGGEQAARTAAAADRTGHALLHTLYQQNVKHKTTIFSEWYALDLVKNEDGAVLGCTALCMETGEVCYFKSKATILATGGAGRIYASTTNAHINTGDGVGMALRAGVPMQDMEMWQFHPTGIAGAGVLVTEGCRGEGGYLLNKDGERFMERYAPNAKDLAGRDVVARSMMIEIREGRGCDGPWGPHIKLKLDHLGKETLESRLPGVCELSRTFAHVDPVKEPIPVIPTCHYMMGGIPTQVSGQAIKQDEAGADVEVQGLFACGEIASVSVHGANRLGGNSLLDLVVFGRATGLHLGETLAKQAEAKPATEADIERSLERYNRWENSTEGEDPAQIRKDLQQCMQNNFSVFREGDAMAKGLEELKVIRERLKNAHLSDKSTEFNTQRIECLELENLMETAYATAVAANYRTESRGAHARFDFPDRDDEQWLCHSIYNPDNEAMTKRGVNMEPIHREAFPPKARTY; encoded by the coding sequence GTGTCTATTCCAGTTCGCGAATTTGATGCCGTAGTAATCGGCGCTGGTGGTGCAGGCATGCGCGCTGCACTGCAAATCTCTGAGCAAGGCCTATCTTGTGCATTGCTTTCTAAAGTATTTCCAACTCGTTCACACACTGTTTCTGCACAAGGTGGTATCACGGTTGCGCTAGGTAATGCGCACGAAGATCACTGGGAACAGCATATGTACGATACCGTTAAAGGTTCCGACTATATTGGTGACCAAGACGCAATCGAATACATGTGTAAAAACGGACCAGAGTCAGTGATTGAATTAGAGAAAATGGGTCTCCCATTCTCTCGCTTTGACAATGGTAGAATCTACCAACGTCCGTTTGGCGGACAGTCGAAGAACTTCGGTGGTGAGCAAGCAGCACGTACAGCTGCGGCGGCTGACCGTACAGGTCACGCTCTACTTCACACGCTATACCAACAAAACGTTAAGCACAAAACAACTATCTTCTCAGAGTGGTATGCACTCGACCTAGTTAAGAATGAAGATGGCGCAGTTCTTGGCTGTACAGCCCTTTGTATGGAAACGGGCGAAGTTTGTTACTTCAAATCGAAAGCAACCATTCTGGCGACAGGTGGTGCTGGCCGTATTTACGCTTCAACAACTAACGCTCACATCAACACGGGTGATGGCGTTGGTATGGCACTACGCGCTGGCGTTCCAATGCAAGATATGGAAATGTGGCAGTTCCACCCAACAGGTATCGCTGGAGCCGGTGTTCTGGTAACTGAAGGTTGTCGTGGTGAAGGTGGTTATCTACTGAATAAAGACGGTGAACGCTTCATGGAGCGTTACGCACCAAACGCGAAAGACCTTGCTGGTCGTGATGTTGTTGCTCGTTCAATGATGATCGAAATCCGTGAAGGTCGCGGCTGCGATGGCCCTTGGGGTCCTCACATTAAACTGAAACTGGATCACCTAGGTAAAGAGACACTTGAGTCGCGCCTGCCGGGTGTTTGTGAGCTATCTCGTACCTTTGCTCACGTAGATCCAGTGAAAGAGCCAATTCCGGTAATCCCGACTTGTCACTACATGATGGGTGGCATTCCAACTCAAGTCTCTGGTCAGGCTATTAAGCAAGATGAAGCGGGCGCTGATGTTGAAGTTCAAGGTCTATTTGCTTGTGGTGAGATCGCATCAGTATCTGTTCACGGTGCAAACCGCCTAGGTGGTAACTCTTTACTAGACTTAGTTGTATTTGGTCGCGCTACAGGTCTACACCTTGGTGAAACACTTGCTAAGCAAGCTGAAGCTAAGCCAGCAACGGAAGCTGACATTGAGCGTTCACTAGAGCGCTACAACCGTTGGGAAAATAGCACTGAAGGCGAAGATCCAGCGCAAATTCGCAAAGATCTGCAACAATGTATGCAGAACAACTTCTCGGTATTCCGTGAAGGCGATGCAATGGCAAAAGGTCTAGAAGAGCTAAAAGTTATTCGTGAGCGCCTGAAGAATGCTCACCTTTCTGATAAGTCGACCGAGTTCAACACCCAGCGTATTGAGTGTTTAGAGCTAGAAAACTTGATGGAAACTGCTTATGCAACGGCTGTTGCGGCTAATTACCGTACAGAAAGTCGCGGTGCACACGCTCGCTTTGATTTCCCAGACCGTGATGATGAGCAGTGGCTATGCCACTCAATCTATAATCCGGACAATGAAGCTATGACAAAGCGTGGTGTAAACATGGAGCCAATCCATCGTGAAGCATTCCCGCCGAAAGCACGTACGTACTAG
- a CDS encoding Nif3-like dinuclear metal center hexameric protein, producing MNNLQLEKILNEKLSPQLIKDYAPNGLQVEGKEQIKKVVTGVTASQALIDKAVELKADALLVHHGYFWKGEPEPIRGMKGKRIRTLIKNDINLMGYHLPLDIHPELGNNAELARLLDIEVEGGLEGHPQSVAMFGRLKSPMMGTEFAAKINQVLNRQPLHIAPENAGKVIETVGWCTGGGQDFIELAARHGLDAFISGEISERTTYSAREQDIHYFAAGHHATERYGIKALGEWLATEHGLDVEFIDIDNPV from the coding sequence ATGAATAACTTACAGCTAGAAAAAATCCTCAACGAGAAGCTATCTCCTCAACTGATTAAAGACTATGCGCCGAATGGCTTGCAGGTTGAGGGAAAAGAGCAGATTAAAAAAGTCGTCACTGGTGTAACTGCTTCTCAAGCATTGATTGATAAAGCGGTTGAGTTAAAAGCTGATGCGCTACTGGTTCATCATGGTTATTTCTGGAAAGGTGAGCCAGAACCTATTCGTGGTATGAAAGGCAAGCGCATTCGTACTTTGATAAAAAACGACATTAATTTAATGGGTTACCATCTGCCACTTGATATCCACCCTGAGTTAGGTAACAACGCGGAACTTGCTCGCTTACTCGATATTGAAGTAGAAGGCGGCCTAGAAGGGCACCCACAATCCGTGGCTATGTTTGGACGTTTGAAATCTCCAATGATGGGGACTGAGTTTGCAGCCAAGATCAATCAAGTACTCAATCGCCAGCCCCTTCATATTGCACCGGAAAATGCAGGTAAAGTGATTGAAACGGTCGGTTGGTGCACAGGTGGTGGTCAGGACTTTATTGAATTGGCAGCGAGACACGGTTTAGATGCGTTTATTTCGGGTGAGATCTCAGAACGCACTACTTATTCTGCTCGTGAGCAGGACATTCACTACTTTGCAGCAGGTCACCACGCGACAGAGCGCTACGGAATCAAAGCACTAGGCGAGTGGCTAGCCACAGAACATGGCCTAGATGTTGAGTTTATTGATATTGATAATCCGGTGTAG
- a CDS encoding DUF1853 family protein has product MHSLQRFYHWIAKTPSLFELKPPFEELSSLSVPPYIEEEYQGNPRLGFIYQYLCTKLLTQSDRFALLDEEIQINKSCGQTLGAIDLILKNHQQQRKEHWEVAIKFYLLHSGIWYGPNAHDQLDKKLARMLSHQLKMSSTDEFLNQYPQYQDLTEHLLIQGRLYINPFSPETVPQECLGLSLNQSQITGHWCYQSQWEQIGEPLYELEKPLWAVGLEEFINPIDKPNGRFVHAQTQNGQFWFVVPDTWPGQGRKLERTSSYGEQERCAMESGIGLRPSRERELTTKL; this is encoded by the coding sequence ATGCATTCTCTACAGCGTTTTTATCATTGGATTGCCAAGACTCCATCACTATTCGAGTTAAAGCCACCTTTTGAGGAGCTCTCTTCTCTATCTGTTCCTCCCTATATCGAAGAGGAATATCAAGGTAACCCGCGACTTGGTTTTATCTATCAATACCTTTGCACCAAGTTACTCACTCAAAGTGACCGCTTTGCATTGCTCGATGAAGAAATTCAGATCAATAAATCTTGTGGGCAAACCTTAGGCGCGATTGATCTTATTCTTAAAAATCATCAGCAACAGCGTAAAGAACATTGGGAAGTGGCAATCAAATTCTACCTTTTACATAGCGGAATTTGGTATGGACCAAACGCTCATGATCAGCTTGATAAAAAACTGGCCAGAATGCTCTCCCACCAGCTAAAAATGAGCTCGACTGATGAGTTTCTTAACCAATACCCTCAATATCAAGATCTAACAGAACATCTATTGATTCAAGGAAGGTTGTACATTAATCCCTTTTCGCCAGAGACCGTTCCACAAGAATGTTTAGGACTGTCACTCAATCAAAGTCAAATCACCGGACACTGGTGCTATCAAAGCCAGTGGGAACAAATCGGTGAGCCTCTGTATGAACTTGAAAAGCCACTTTGGGCGGTCGGACTAGAAGAATTCATCAACCCTATCGATAAACCCAATGGAAGGTTTGTCCATGCTCAGACACAAAACGGTCAATTTTGGTTTGTTGTGCCTGACACTTGGCCGGGGCAAGGCAGGAAGCTGGAACGGACTTCGTCCTATGGAGAGCAGGAACGCTGCGCTATGGAAAGCGGGATCGGGCTTCGCCCTTCTAGAGAGCGAGAGTTGACAACTAAACTATGA
- a CDS encoding DUF2788 domain-containing protein — protein MLYDYMNMLESIGLDLLFASIFFFIGMAIKDVLKAGNVPPFGRRIVWLVLFLGCAGFIAKGIIQLSWEGGGIG, from the coding sequence ATGCTCTACGACTACATGAACATGCTCGAGTCAATTGGTCTCGATCTGCTTTTCGCGTCTATCTTTTTCTTTATCGGTATGGCGATAAAAGATGTCTTAAAAGCGGGTAATGTTCCCCCTTTCGGTCGTCGCATTGTATGGTTAGTCCTATTCCTTGGCTGTGCTGGGTTTATCGCCAAAGGCATTATTCAGCTTAGCTGGGAAGGTGGTGGTATCGGCTGA
- a CDS encoding citrate synthase, protein MADKKATLHVEGQAPIELPIMEGALGTPVIDVRTLGANGFFTFDPGFLATASCESQITYIDGGKGILLHRGYPIDQLANNADYLEVCYILLYGEAPTREQYEQFKTTVTRHTMVHEQIASFFHGFRRDAHPMAVMCGVVGALAAFYHDSLDINNDEHREIAAYRLLSKMPTLAAMCYKYSIGQPFIYPRNDLSYAENYLHMMFANPCEEYEVNPVVARAMDKIFTLHADHEQNASTSTVRLSGSSGANPFACIAAGIASLWGPAHGGANEACLKMLEEIGSVENIPEYVERAKDKDDPFRLMGFGHRVYKNYDPRATVMRETCHEVLKELNIKDPLLDVAMELERIALSDEYFVSKKLYPNVDFYSGIILKAIGIPVSMFTVIFAISRTIGWIAHWNEMHSDPLNRIGRPRQLYTGEVQREFSPLHERE, encoded by the coding sequence ATGGCAGATAAGAAAGCTACCCTTCATGTTGAAGGTCAAGCACCTATCGAACTGCCAATTATGGAAGGTGCCCTAGGCACACCTGTGATTGATGTTCGTACACTTGGAGCAAACGGATTTTTTACTTTTGACCCAGGTTTTCTTGCCACTGCATCTTGTGAATCTCAAATCACCTACATTGACGGCGGTAAAGGTATTCTTTTGCACCGCGGTTACCCAATTGATCAGCTAGCAAATAACGCTGATTACTTAGAAGTATGTTACATCCTTCTTTACGGTGAAGCCCCAACACGTGAACAATACGAGCAATTCAAAACTACTGTTACTCGTCACACTATGGTCCATGAGCAAATTGCTAGTTTCTTCCACGGTTTCCGCCGTGACGCTCACCCTATGGCTGTAATGTGTGGTGTAGTAGGTGCACTTGCTGCGTTCTACCACGATTCATTAGATATCAACAACGACGAGCACCGCGAAATCGCGGCATACCGACTACTGTCGAAAATGCCAACGCTTGCGGCTATGTGTTACAAGTACTCTATCGGTCAGCCTTTCATCTACCCACGTAATGATTTGAGCTACGCTGAAAACTACCTACACATGATGTTCGCTAATCCATGTGAAGAGTACGAAGTGAACCCTGTCGTTGCTCGCGCAATGGATAAAATCTTTACTCTACACGCAGACCACGAGCAAAACGCGTCAACATCAACAGTACGTCTATCTGGTTCTTCTGGTGCTAACCCATTTGCATGTATTGCAGCGGGTATCGCTTCTCTTTGGGGCCCAGCTCACGGCGGCGCGAACGAAGCATGTCTGAAGATGCTTGAAGAGATCGGTAGCGTAGAAAACATTCCTGAGTATGTTGAGCGCGCGAAAGACAAAGATGACCCATTCCGCCTAATGGGCTTCGGTCACCGTGTCTACAAGAACTACGACCCTCGTGCAACGGTTATGCGCGAAACATGTCACGAAGTTCTTAAAGAGCTTAATATCAAAGATCCACTACTTGATGTGGCAATGGAACTTGAGCGTATCGCGCTTTCTGACGAATACTTTGTTTCTAAGAAGCTATACCCGAACGTAGACTTCTACTCTGGTATCATTCTTAAAGCTATCGGTATCCCAGTATCTATGTTCACTGTTATCTTCGCGATTTCGCGTACTATCGGTTGGATTGCTCACTGGAACGAAATGCACAGCGATCCACTAAACCGTATCGGTCGTCCGCGTCAGCTTTACACAGGTGAAGTACAACGTGAGTTCTCACCTCTGCATGAGCGTGAATAA
- the pgm gene encoding phosphoglucomutase (alpha-D-glucose-1,6-bisphosphate-dependent), with amino-acid sequence MAMHPRAGQKAQQQDLHNIPALVANYFLLQPDSSNPDHKVEFGTSGHRGSADKSTFNEHHILAIAQAVAEVRAEKGTKGPLFVGKDTHALSEPAFSTVVEVLVANGVQVIVQQDNGYTPTPGVSHAILTHNLKHQDKADGIVITPSHNPPQDGGIKYNPTHGGPAEGELTQAIQDRANVLIAEGLQGVKRMPLGEAKASELFIEQDLVKPYIDDLVNVIDMEAIQKANLKIGVDPLGGSGIDYWRQIGSAYNLDLTLVSEAIDPSFQFMSLDKDGVVRMDCSSPYAMAGLLALKDEYDLAFGNDPDYDRHGIVTPKGLMNPNHFLAVCIDYLYRHREGWGKDVAVGKTLVSSALIDRVVADLGRELCEVPVGFKWFVDGLYEGKFGFGGEESAGASFLRKDGTPWSTDKDGIILCLLAAEITAVTGKNPQEYYEELAAKHGASEYNRIQAVANGPQKDVLKKLSAEMVTAETLAGEAITARLTHAPGNGAAIGGLKVTTENGWFAARPSGTEDIYKIYCESFKGEEHLKQIEAEAQEIVNQVFADAGL; translated from the coding sequence ATGGCTATGCACCCACGAGCGGGACAAAAAGCTCAACAGCAAGACCTGCATAATATTCCAGCCCTAGTTGCAAATTATTTTCTTCTTCAACCTGACTCTTCGAACCCTGACCACAAAGTTGAATTTGGTACATCTGGTCACCGTGGTAGCGCAGATAAGTCTACATTCAACGAACACCATATTTTGGCGATTGCTCAAGCGGTAGCGGAAGTTCGCGCAGAAAAAGGCACAAAAGGCCCACTGTTTGTTGGTAAAGATACGCACGCGCTATCTGAGCCGGCATTTTCAACAGTTGTCGAAGTGCTTGTCGCTAACGGTGTGCAAGTGATTGTTCAACAAGATAACGGTTACACGCCAACGCCGGGTGTTTCTCATGCTATTTTGACTCACAACCTGAAACATCAAGACAAAGCAGACGGCATTGTGATTACACCGTCTCATAACCCACCGCAAGATGGTGGTATTAAGTACAACCCAACTCATGGTGGTCCTGCGGAAGGTGAATTGACACAAGCGATTCAAGACCGTGCAAATGTACTTATCGCTGAAGGTTTGCAAGGCGTTAAACGTATGCCGTTAGGTGAAGCTAAAGCTTCAGAACTGTTCATCGAGCAAGATCTTGTAAAGCCATACATTGATGACTTAGTTAATGTTATCGATATGGAAGCTATTCAAAAAGCAAACCTAAAAATTGGAGTCGATCCACTTGGCGGCAGCGGTATCGACTACTGGCGTCAAATCGGCTCTGCTTACAATCTAGATCTGACTTTGGTTAGCGAAGCGATTGATCCATCATTCCAGTTTATGTCGTTAGATAAAGATGGCGTGGTTCGTATGGACTGTTCATCGCCTTACGCAATGGCGGGTCTGTTAGCGCTAAAAGATGAATATGATTTGGCGTTTGGTAATGACCCAGACTACGACCGCCATGGTATTGTTACACCAAAAGGTCTGATGAACCCAAATCACTTCTTAGCGGTATGTATCGACTACCTATACCGCCATCGCGAAGGATGGGGTAAAGACGTCGCTGTTGGTAAAACACTAGTATCAAGCGCACTAATTGACCGTGTAGTTGCTGATCTTGGTCGCGAACTGTGTGAAGTCCCTGTTGGCTTTAAGTGGTTTGTTGATGGCCTGTATGAAGGTAAATTTGGTTTTGGTGGCGAAGAGTCAGCAGGGGCATCTTTCCTACGTAAAGATGGTACGCCTTGGTCTACCGATAAAGATGGCATCATTCTATGTCTTCTAGCTGCTGAGATTACAGCGGTAACAGGCAAGAACCCTCAAGAGTACTATGAAGAGCTAGCGGCGAAACATGGCGCATCGGAATACAACCGTATTCAAGCTGTGGCTAATGGTCCGCAAAAAGATGTGCTTAAGAAACTGTCTGCTGAGATGGTAACGGCAGAAACGCTAGCAGGTGAAGCGATCACTGCACGTTTGACACATGCTCCGGGTAATGGCGCGGCAATCGGCGGTCTGAAAGTGACGACGGAAAATGGTTGGTTTGCGGCTCGCCCATCTGGCACAGAAGACATCTACAAGATCTACTGTGAGAGCTTTAAAGGCGAAGAGCATTTGAAGCAGATCGAAGCAGAAGCGCAAGAGATCGTGAATCAGGTATTTGCTGACGCAGGTCTTTAA
- the seqA gene encoding replication initiation negative regulator SeqA — protein sequence MKTIEVDEDLYRYIASQTQHIGESASDILRRLLMTEGQAPVAKPQVVAQPKGVVVSKDAIKEETVDSVKEMRSLLISDEFAGLKKAIDRFMLVLATLHRINPNDFSEATQVKGRKRVYFADNEQTLLANGNTTKPKSIPGSPFWVITNNNTSRKRQMVDQLMARMNFPSDLIEKVTNSI from the coding sequence ATGAAAACAATTGAGGTTGATGAGGATCTATACCGTTACATCGCAAGTCAAACCCAGCATATTGGTGAGAGTGCTTCGGACATTTTGCGTCGTCTTTTGATGACTGAAGGTCAAGCACCTGTTGCCAAACCGCAGGTTGTGGCGCAACCAAAGGGTGTAGTGGTTAGCAAAGATGCAATAAAAGAAGAAACAGTAGATAGCGTTAAAGAGATGCGATCATTGCTTATCTCTGACGAGTTTGCTGGTCTTAAGAAAGCGATTGACCGCTTTATGCTGGTTCTAGCAACGCTGCATCGCATTAACCCGAATGACTTTTCAGAAGCGACTCAGGTTAAAGGCCGTAAGCGTGTTTACTTCGCTGATAATGAGCAAACACTGCTGGCTAACGGTAACACGACTAAACCGAAATCAATCCCTGGTTCACCATTTTGGGTCATTACCAACAATAACACTAGCCGCAAGAGGCAGATGGTTGACCAACTGATGGCGAGGATGAACTTCCCATCAGACCTGATTGAGAAAGTGACAAACTCAATCTAA
- a CDS encoding alpha/beta fold hydrolase, translating to MSHLLNYKLEGEGHTIVLIHGLFGNLDNLGLLARDLKEDHQVLSIDLRNHGLSFQSGEHSYPLMAQDVYALLQHLNLTNYTVVGHSMGGKVAMKLAEIAQDQIHKLLVLDMAPVQYTQSRHDNVFNGLKAVIEQKPTQRKQALSILAEHIELEGVRQFLGKSLYNTGEHLAWRFNVESLWDNYWEILGWQTIETISTPTLFIKGGDSDYLTAEHQGQVKQQFSNAKAHVIANTGHWLHAEKPAEVIRAIRKFIA from the coding sequence ATGTCACATCTGCTCAACTACAAACTCGAAGGTGAGGGTCACACCATTGTATTGATCCATGGGTTGTTTGGTAATTTGGATAACTTAGGTTTGCTTGCTCGCGATCTAAAAGAAGATCATCAAGTGCTAAGTATTGACCTGCGCAACCATGGCCTCTCATTTCAAAGTGGTGAACATAGCTACCCGTTGATGGCACAAGATGTCTATGCTCTATTGCAACATCTCAATCTCACCAACTACACCGTAGTCGGCCACTCTATGGGTGGCAAGGTAGCAATGAAGTTAGCGGAAATCGCGCAAGATCAGATTCATAAGCTGCTTGTTTTAGATATGGCACCGGTCCAATACACACAAAGTCGTCATGATAATGTGTTTAACGGACTCAAAGCCGTGATCGAGCAAAAGCCTACCCAGCGTAAGCAAGCGCTTAGTATTTTAGCCGAGCATATCGAGTTAGAAGGTGTGCGCCAGTTTCTTGGTAAGTCTTTGTATAACACAGGTGAACATTTGGCATGGCGCTTTAATGTCGAAAGCTTGTGGGATAACTACTGGGAGATTCTTGGTTGGCAAACTATTGAAACAATTTCTACGCCTACCCTATTTATCAAAGGTGGTGATTCAGATTACTTAACCGCAGAGCACCAAGGGCAAGTGAAACAGCAGTTTAGCAATGCTAAAGCCCATGTTATCGCTAATACCGGACATTGGTTACATGCCGAAAAGCCGGCTGAAGTGATACGTGCTATTCGCAAGTTCATTGCGTAA